A segment of the Lepus europaeus isolate LE1 chromosome X, mLepTim1.pri, whole genome shotgun sequence genome:
TTTATGATGACTCAATTGAAATTTGCAACAGAACCAAGCCCTTTGCTGCCCTTCGAAATAAGGATGCACAGGGAACAAAAAGGTGTTATTACATCATCATTTCCACTGGGGTGACAGACACTGCTCTCCAAATATAGTGCCCCTGATCACTCTTCACTATGTTCACATTGACAGCATCGTAGACTTCAGGCATATAGCCCTCAGGCAGTATCAGCGAATCCAAGGTGAAAAAGACAGTATTAGCGATCACCCCATTTCTTCCATGTACACTGCTAATCCACACCTGTAGAGAGGGAGAATGGAAATGATTAACATCAAAGTGCACTACAAGCTTCTCTGCCCCTCCTCACTACGGCTCTATCCTGTGAGTCTCTCCATCTCCACCGGGACCCCCAATTTGACTGGCACCTTGTCAACACCAAGGATGCTCGGTAAACACACCCGGGGCCAGACCTCACTTCCTGGTAAACACACCCGGGGCCAGACCTCACTTCCTAACAGCCAATTCAGAGTCTCAGGAGAGAGAATCCTGGTCTACAGTGAGTGACTCTGCTAACATTACCACTCACTGTGCATTAATCACGATTTGATGGATTCCCCACTTCCTTTCCAACTCCACAATTCAAGTCATACTTGGCTCTTATGAGTAATGTCAGCTGCTATGGCATGATACATTTACTCTTTCTCAAAAAATATTCTTGTACACAAGTCATATTTCATAATGTTTTTCTTAAGAGCACTGTAATAGCATCCCAATACCATATAAAATACCGAATGTACATTATCAGTTGCATACGAAACATACGAAATACAAATAATTCTCTTAATTTCTTTGGTTTTGGAACTCATTATTTCTCAAAAGCAACATAAGCTCCTGTTTGGCAAAGAACAGATTGTATAGATATCCCAGCACATGCAGTAGAAAGCTGAGAACCAAATTATCAACAAAGGAAAAACTGACAATAAGGGAAGTCTGCAGCAATATGCAAACCCATTACCTTTTTGACACGGTTAAAGTTCAATGGCTTTGCTGAGTGTGCCCTGATGTTGGAGGTGCAAGGATCGAAGGAATACTCAACTTCTAACCAGTCTCCCCTGTAAGGCTTAAAACCTACAAAAGCCATGGAGAAACTGCAGTTATGTTATTGCTTCTCTGAAGTCATCTTGAATTCACAAGTTTTGTCAGTGCTGTACCATTACTGAGAAGCTTGTGTtctacataaatataattttgcaGGTGTTTGCACAGAaaccttttaaatatttcagtcagATTCAAGATATCACGCCTTATTCCCTGACTGTCCTGTACTGGTTTAGTAAATCCAGATAGGGAAAGGAATGAAGAACTGAACATCACACGTAGCCAAATTTGGAGATGAGCCTGGGAACATATTAAACAAATGTTCACATTCACAAGTCTTTACTCAAGAGACAGTCAAGTACAAAGTTGAGATCGCAGGCTTGCAACTGTACTCCTATATTACAGACCACAACACTGTTGCTCAGTTTGCGACCATGGTCGAggcacttaacctctctgtgtctcaatgtCACCATGTATAAAATGAGAAGTACCCTAATAGTCTTGATGACACACCATTAATGTACTGATAAAACTTTACatgtacaataaagaaattagtGACATCAAGAAATACTGTACAAATGAATAAGCAATCCCAGGATTTTGGTCAGCTAATGAGGTCTTTACTACATTTGAGAGATATACACATGTAGTTTCAAAAGGGATTTTGCATTAAGAAGAAGGTTAGTTATAGCATAACAGATAACCACAAGACTCAGAAGTAACAGGAATGCTCAAACATCACAGGTGGGTATGTAAACTGGCACGCCCAAACCAGCAAACTGACAATGTCAACAAAGTTAAATGTACATGAATCTGATGACCCCAGGCTCGGTGAGACATCTGTTGCTTCTCTCCTTAATAAATATGCATAACTCTGGTGTGGCTTTACAGAATATGTATGGGCTAACAGCTGCAGAGGGCACGTGCCTAAAGCTATACTCAAGCCAAGATTCCATCATTTCCATACACAGACTGAATTAACATATCTAAAGCTTAgttcctatttttcttctttttcactaCAATTGgctcttctcagtctcccacgtgtcACATTAACAACTTCATCCCTACCACTGTCCAAACCAAATACCTTGCAATtactttttcctctctttcctttcacAACAAAAGGCCAATTCACCAGCAATCATTTTCCTCTGAAGTCCCAAATTATatccaggatcttcctccagatctccatAACCTCTGGCCAATTTTGCTATGTCCTCCTAACCAAATTCTTGATTATCCTTCTCCCATATACTCTCTTGAAAACAAAGTAGACAGAGTGAACTTGGTAACAAAGCTCAGGCAAGGACCCTAGTTCGAAgtccaagagaaataaaacatcagTCTGGTTTGTGGGGCTGAGCTAATATTCCGGTGAGAGCAGTATTTGCTTCACAAGAATCAACACAGTATAATGTTGGTTAGAGTCCAACTCTTAGAACAAATCTGGACATTACAAGTGGAATTCAACAACAGGTACCCCATATACATACACTGTAAATTGTAACACTCTCCCTAAACTTCCCTTTTGAAGCATTtgtattgctttaaaatattatcttcCTATTCCCGGGTAATTTTTTATTGGATAATAATTAAATACAAACCAATTtcattgtatgtatgaaatatatcTACACATTACTGGCTGCATTTACACATAACAACTGATAACCAGAGCTATTAAAAATACTAGGTAACTGCCCTCATAAACTATATTATTTGCACTTCCAAAGGCCTTCCTCAACTCTTCAGGAGCCATTGACTAGAGCCAGATATGCAAATTGTGATAGTGCTAAAATTTTGTCAGAAAATAAACATCGCATTTTTCTAACAACTGGAAATTATACCTTCAGAAAAAAGGTTTATGGAGAAGCTCGTTGTTTCACTCATATAGACAACACCATTCGATACAGTGCTAACACGATCAATTAAAATTCCAATTTCAGGGTCTGATCCGATAGTGTTGTAGAAGTCATCAGGGATGTTCATCACCTGTAACATAAGTACACATTGACTTCCAACAGAACAAAGCGTTGACATGGAATCCAGTATGATTAAAAGATTGGTGTTCAAGAATTATGTTTAATAACTGTACTCCTTACTATGGAATATGTTACACAGCAAATTAATCACAGATGTGAGCTGATGCACTGAAAATAATTCTTGTGCTTCATGCATTGTTTAAAATCTTGGGACAATGTTAACGGTACACCCAAGTGTAAGGAACTTGTTACATTAAGTTCAATGGTAAAATGTATACTATTCTTGTGCTCCAGAAAGTCAGTATTCAATAACTGAAGAAACTGAAATAAGATCCAGTTCTAGGACGTTGGGATCAAAATCACAATCATAGTGAAAATCATTTGGTAAATTCTCCAGAGAAAGGAGATTTCAGATtgggagaaaactgaggcagtgAATGGAGAAAATGAGTTTGGGGTTGGGCTGTGAAATCAAAGACAGGTGTCCTTGTTAAATGACAGTAGGGCCAGGAGACAAGTAGAGATGGGAGAAATGCACATAAGCTAGGGATATAGGCAGGTGTCTAATGCCATTCAAGGGAAAAGGACTAGGAGATAAACTCTGCAAAAAAATCATTGGAAATTGGACAGAGAGATAACAAAACTAGTCAAATTAGGGTGTATTCAATCTCTGACAGAGAGGTATACAAAGCAACTTTGTTTACTGGAAGCAAACCTCTCTGTATTTGAAGTTTCTTATCTACAGAAATAATAGAGGACAATGATGGAAAAAGTACAAAAACAAAGCAATTCCTCATAATTCATAATCATATTAGCTAGAGACAAGTGTCATCTATCTTTCAGTTTTTTGTGCACAAATATGTATCACTTAATTATCACGGTTACCTGCATCATTTAAATACTAGAAAAACAGATGAAGAATAGTCAGTGtattcaatattcacaaatattaTGGAAAAGTCATATACAGCGCTGGGAGTGAAGCTTCAAATATGACACTGTCCCCAAACTAAATCTTAATTGGAAAGATTTCAATACCTCAAAGAGTTCACATTCTTCCACACTGGCAGCATCTTTCTGCCCACCTCTCAGCAGCACCCTGCCCAGGTCATAGTTATCAGAGGAGTTTGtgacttccttctgttgattttcCAAATTGTCATCTACGAGACAGTTCAATGGGGTCACACCACTTAGGTTCACATGCAAAACCCATACAAAGACCATCTGTGTTAGGCTCTCTTGATCCTTCATATGTAAAACAAGGATTACAACAACATCTGCCACTAAGCATTGCCATTTATTCACACAGGTATGTACAGTTTAAGATCTGTGAGTAccagggctggtgctttggtacagtgggttaagccgccacctgcaaggccagcatcccatgtggacactggtaaAATTCTccgctgctcacttctgatccagctccgttaCTAatgaatgcacctgagaaagcaggggaagatgccccaggtccttgggcccctgcactcatgtaggagaccagaaagaaccTCCTGACTTTCGTCTGGCCCTTCCCTGgccattgcggagtgaaccagcatatggaagatctccctctgtctctccctacctgTCTCtccagaactctgcctttcaaataaaaaataaatctttgaaaaaacccTTAAAAAAGATCTGTGAGTGCCTTGCAGAAGGTAGCTGTTATCACTGTAGATGCAGATTTCTTAAAGCTTCCActattacatctttttttttttgacaggcagagtggacagtgagagagacagagagaaaggtcttcctttttgccgttggttcaccctccaatggccaccgcggccggcgcaccgcgctgatccgaaggcaggagccaggtgcttcctactggtctcccatggggtgcagggtccaagcacttgggccatcctccactgcattcccgggccacagcagagagctggactggaagaggagcaacagggacagaatcctgcgccctgaccgggactagaactccgtgtgccggcgccgcaaggcagaggattagcatattgagccgtggcgctggcccactaTTACATCTTATTATCATCACAAAGCTGAGGAAGTAATCTCTAGGGCCTGCTTTCTTATCTTCTCAGACAAAGCAGTCAAACCATCTGGAGATTTACAGGTGAGTCCTAATTGCACCCAATTTTTTTGCTGTGTGTACAAGAGCAGCTGAGaagtaatattttgttatttgattCCAGCAGTCAGCTTGCCAAAGAGTTCTGCTGGTTGCCTAAGGGACTAGCTATCTGAATTATCCACCTGTCTGCAAAAACTCGATAGAGATGCAAAATGAATTCCAGATGCAATTGTGGGGCATGTAAAAAAGAACTCACCTAGAGCAGGAAGCAAGCGAGAGAGGCAGGGGAGCTTCACCCCAGGGCCTTGTGTATCAGCCCCTTTTCAGACTGAAGGCCATGAAATGGAGGCTTGAGTGTGGCTGCCCTAGCTCACACTGTGGTATATGTTGAATACCCTAGACACAAAtgcacggacacacacacattcatgcacACGCACAGGATAGAGCCGTGACAACTCTTAATGGCTCCCGCACCCAAATATGGACCAGCGTTGGGAGGGCCAACACTAGGAGATTccttgcagggggtgggggtgggggaatccTACAATGGGACACACTGAGACGTACCTTGCCCTGCTCCCGGCTGCCTCTCAGCAGGTTCGTAGCTCTTGCATCCGAAGAAGGTTACCATGCGTCTCACCAGCTTGAGCATGGTCTCCTCCACAGCAAGGCACTGAGCTCTGCAAAAAGCTCACCGAGCTGAACAGCTCCTCTGTCCCTCAGGTCACAGCGCCCCCAAACTCCCTCCTGCAAGCAGCGGCTTCCAAAATGGCGCGGGCGGGATTCCCTGCAGGAGCCACGCGGCGTCGCCAGCAGCGCTCATGCGTCACTCACGCCCACCACTGCCGCGAGACTCTTCTTGATCCACCCCCTAACTCTGTAGCCAGTGAGCtggctgcacacaggcaagagggcCCTACAGCCAATAGAAGGCAGTGGTAAGAAACACCAGTGGCTCCTCCGACCCAAACTCCTGGTGCACTTTCAGGAAGTCCGGAATAGTTCTCGGAGCAGGGTGTGTCCTCTTGCTGGAAGAGTGCAACTTTTCTGGCGCGTTTTCTGTTTGGTTGGTCCAGACATCCATCTTGGAAATGTGTTCCTGCGCAATGCCAAAGAATATTAGAGCCCTCCCCTTGGGCAGTGAGAGCTCCACCCAGATATCCAGTCTGTGTGGGCAGGGTGGGTTTTGAGGCCCTGTGTGTATGTCATGTCAAGTCTCTTTTATCCTAGTGTTCCTATCAATAATATACCATAGACTTGTTTGGTAACCAGCAGATACCTGTTCAGTACTGACCCGGGGCTGAACCAATGTTGGTGTTTGAAAATTAATCAGTGAATAAAAAAGAACTGATACTGGCTTTGGGGAGGTAATCTGAAGGGGTGAGGGGATAGGGAGATAAAAACCTAATAAGGAACAAATACAGGACTTAAGGGAGGCGCAGTGCTGCCCCTATACCGGGGTGGACCCAGACCCGAGAAGGAGCTGCATGCTTCTGGTTCTGAAGGATGGACTGGATCGCTAGCAGAACCTTTGGGCCGCAGGGCGCTGCGTCTGGGAGCCGTGCTCAAGTAACAGGCACAACTGGGTCCATGCTCCCTGGGCCTGCGAAGCTGGACACTCTGGCTTCCCTTAACAACCAGGTGCTGGCTGCCTGCAGCTCGGACAGGGCAGTGGACATGTAAGATTGcgatttgtggccggcgccgcggctcactaggctaatcctccgccttgcggcgccggcacaccgggttctagtcccggtcggggcaccggattctgtcccggtcgcccctcttccaggccagctctctgctgtggccagggagtgcagtggaggatggcccaagtccttgggccctgcaccccgtgggagaccaggataagtgcctggctcctgccatcggatcagcgcagtgcaccggccgcagcacgctaccgcggcggccattggagggtgaaccaacggcaaaaggaagacctttctctctgtctctctctcactgtccactctgcctgtcaaaaataaataaataaaaaatgaaagcagttgtgatcaaatgcatgaaaaaaaaaagattgcgaTTTGTGGCgatctctgccttcctctcagtGCAGGAAGAAGCCTCTTGTCAGGGTCTTGGTGTGTCCACGGGACCTCAGTGCGGGTTGCAACAGTGGTGCAGGGGGACTGAGAGTGCCGATGTACCTTGCATGAGGCTCGGGGCTCCTTTCACAGGCCAGGGTCATGGAAATATGGCCTCTTGCTTCCAGAACCTTGCATACGGCACAGAGAAGTGTGACCCGCAACAGGTCCATAAGGGTACCTGAGGAGGCCATTAGGGGTTGGAGTGCTCTACAGGGGGCATTGTGCATCCTTGAGCCTGTGGGCCAACAGCAGCAGCTTACGTGGGCCCTGTAGCTCCCTGGTTCTCCAGAAGCAGCTAAGGGCAGTGCGTGCGCCTCCTTTGATAGACATTAAGTTAATCTCTTCTATAATCCACGGGCAAGTGGGGGATGCCAGGTGAATGGTGTGAGAATAGCAGTGTCACCTCACACTTCCCATGAGGGCCCAGAAATACAATCCGCTTTGTACTTGCTATGTGAAACATGAGTAAGTAactggagagaaagaggaaacatGTGAAagcagggttagggttagggttattctCAGGATATTTGAAGCAGAGGGACCAAGGTGTGTGACGAAAACACAAACAGTTCCAACTTTTTTACAAATTGTTGAGGAGTCAATTGGGAAAACCTGGATGTGTATTTCAGGATGTAATAAATATTCAATCATAAGTTACCTCCACTTTCCATAGCGTCATGGGTTTCTACTCTTGGGATTATTGAATTAACTAAAATATCATTTGCCAAAGAAGAACTCATTGAGTTCAATATGAGCAGATTCTCTCCAAACAAAATGCAGCAAAGTCCATGTCTCTATCGGTATTAAAAAATCTTCCCAGTGCTGTAAAAACCAATAAGGAAATTTATCCCCATTAAATTCTATCAAATCTTGAAAGAACACATTGATGCTGTTCTAATTTCCTCCAAAATAGAACAGTAAAGAACCATTTCTAGTTCTTTCTAAAGAGACAGAACTACTCCGATAGCAAAGACAAACacatgacagaaagaaaaaagaactacagaccaacatCCCTCATGAATTGAGATGCAGAACTCTTCAGCAAGATATCTGACAAACCAAATTCAGTTGCATATTGAAAGTACCATACACCATGACCAAGCAAGAGGTATTCCAGGCCTCAAAGGGTGGTTCAACAGACGAAAATCCACCCATATAATACACCACTAAAAATGACAATGCAGAAAGAAAGCTCATATcagttgatgcaaaaaaatagcatttgataaaattcaatagtCATGcgttaaaaaaacaataaacttgGAATAGAAAGgaaattgctttatctatttatAAACTTTTATGGAAATCTCACCACTAACATAAAATCAGCTAATTCATTAATCTCAACAATTATAATCATTAACTATGGGTTACACAGTGATCTCAcaatataatgtgtgtgtgtgtgtgtgtatggtggaaAGATTTAATCAAGTTAATTAATATATGCACCATCTCAATTACTTTTTATTCTTCCTGCTTAATTTGCACTTTGCAGTCATTGACCAATGTCTCGTCATTCCCCACACTCCACAGCCTCTGTCAACCACCATTCTACTGACTGCTTCTATGagttcatttgtttttgattCCACATAAACTGAGAATATGTTGTTTTGGTCTTTTTGtacctgacttatttcactaagcatattgtcctctagctttatccattttgtggcaaatggcagatttttcttattaaaaagtatattagAAAAACACAGATATGCATGTTAATtcacacagaaaatatttaatgagCAGTTTATACGATAAATATTTCAATTAACACTGGCTGTGGAGCAATGAATATAATGTGATTCCTGCCATTTGGAACGTCAAAATAGCTATAGATAAACAAGAGAATGAATTAATAATTGGATTTACCTTAAGAACATCAgtgggggaaagggaggaggataTGGCACTGCTCCAGTCCTGGAAAACCTTGCTTTTGAAATCTGCTGATAAAATAGGGGTAACTTATTACTTTTGTTTGGGAGACTGTGTTCTCTCTCTAGtgcctctcttggctctgctccaggGGTACATACCTCCTCTGGGAGGATGAGCAGACCGGTTTTGAGGTTGAcctgtttcttttctctctgccttccctaaaCACCAGCCCCTCAGAAGGTATTAAACAGCCATAGGCTTATGTTTCTTTTCCATCTTCCGGATTTGTCTCACTTGCCTTAGATTGAAgattgggaaaagaaaaaaagggggagtCCATTGCTTCATTTCTCCCC
Coding sequences within it:
- the LOC133752499 gene encoding cancer/testis antigen 55-like, which produces MLKLVRRMVTFFGCKSYEPAERQPGAGQDDNLENQQKEVTNSSDNYDLGRVLLRGGQKDAASVEECELFEVMNIPDDFYNTIGSDPEIGILIDRVSTVSNGVVYMSETTSFSINLFSEGFKPYRGDWLEVEYSFDPCTSNIRAHSAKPLNFNRVKKVWISSVHGRNGVIANTVFFTLDSLILPEGYMPEVYDAVNVNIVKSDQGHYIWRAVSVTPVEMMIVGCTDLRVYRGPAAAQFAGVPGHAQVLLQLLLRVPPLPGGQVLTGRVHSTIALHLPWYAGTECMAVL